TCACAATCGTGATTGCGGACGGAGAATAATCGATCAACGACCTCAAAAGACGATTGTCAGATTCCGAGTGAGATAGTTTTTCTACATTTTTCTCTAACTCGGAGATTCGTTGGTTCGCCGCTTCTAACTCCGATTGGAGATCCTTGTCCTTTTGTTTTGTATTTTTGGGATCCACTCTCTATTTAATAGAAAGTGAAAACTTCACTTTGAAAACAAAAATACTGGAGGACTCGGTTTTTCATTTAGCCTTTGTTGTGATTGTGTGGAAAGAATAAGGCAAAATTTTCCTGGTTTCCACGATGCTTAAAACGTAAACTAATCGAAACATTTCAAGCGTTCGTAAATAAATTATCAATATTTTTTATGATAAAATTTTTTGAGTGACGAGTTAAGAAAAATGCACATTTCTTTTCGTCTTCTTATGGATTCTCGTCCCGTAGAAGATCGCTCTATGTACTTGGGAAAGATCGAGAGAATAGGGTGCCCGCCCTAGTTTATATTGGAGACAAAATTATGTTCCGTGGAGTTTGGCCGAAGCGTCCGCTTGCTTATGCGGCAGGACTGTTTTTTCTTTTCGGATTCGGAGAATTATTCTCTGCCGATTTCGTTCGATTAAAGAACGGACAGGTAGTTCGAGGTAAGATTATCTTAGAAGATGATGAAAAGGTATTGGTTGCTGAGAATGATGACTATGTCCGTTTCGTAGATAAGGATAACGTTGCTCAGGTAAGTTATGAAAAAGGAAAACAGAATGCGGGAGCTTCTACATTAGATAAAAAAACGGCTCCACAAAAAGTTTCCGATATTCCCCAAGGACATGTGGAAACTGGTCCTCCTAATATGTATGGTCCAAGTGCTGGATCCAGCAATGGAAACGGAGGAGACACTTCTATTGAAGTGATACACGAGGTGGTCACGGACTTTATCTGGCGGGGACTTAGTTTCTCCGGAGAAATAGCAAACAGAAGAGATAACGAAAGTTATAGAGCAATGACATTTGTTCCTTCTTACCAACCTACTGTAACTTTTAATACTCCATTAAAAGGTTTTCAAGTTCAGTTTTGGGGAAACTTTCAATTAACAGAACGTAATGATAGGGATAATGACGGAAGATTCCAAATGTATCCTGGTGGAGCTGGACCTGGTTATGCAGGACAAGGTTCTGCAGGTTCCATAAGTCCATTCTCGGCTCCTTCTCCAGACTCGTTAAACTCAGCTTGTCCTTACGATACTCAGGCAAACTTTATGGCGGGAAATCCAACAACAGGATCTACTTGCGGTGGAGATGTTCCTGGTTTCAAAAAAGAACAGAACGGTATGAAACGTTCAGATGGATTGTTCTACGCATTCTACTATAATTTTGAAAAGACTAGTTGGGGAACTT
The DNA window shown above is from Leptospira koniambonensis and carries:
- a CDS encoding LA_0442/LA_0875 N-terminal domain-containing protein translates to MFRGVWPKRPLAYAAGLFFLFGFGELFSADFVRLKNGQVVRGKIILEDDEKVLVAENDDYVRFVDKDNVAQVSYEKGKQNAGASTLDKKTAPQKVSDIPQGHVETGPPNMYGPSAGSSNGNGGDTSIEVIHEVVTDFIWRGLSFSGEIANRRDNESYRAMTFVPSYQPTVTFNTPLKGFQVQFWGNFQLTERNDRDNDGRFQMYPGGAGPGYAGQGSAGSISPFSAPSPDSLNSACPYDTQANFMAGNPTTGSTCGGDVPGFKKEQNGMKRSDGLFYAFYYNFEKTSWGTFTAGIWFYNTFQKSTAYTSPALGGFNSAAAQGVSGANNPSTQITRLAWQEYFFFWKLPFLQWVNPTISFYTQFSQENAGLMAGKNYLSLTMGHEFFEGNFFRILPQVNIGYAMSNNIVDNRYGIQDITSTVTFFFGKFFFKAADVYRPNLYMYDTDNYYGATGGYVNTSSKDGKIVDPAKVNGPANQLVLDFINSSSSISDQLRQSVRESYLLQKIPSHLVWFSVGFSQNF